AATTCTCTGTCAAACCATTCTTGAACCACAGtctataaattattttaaaagggaattagatagtcacTGTGGGGCAAAAAGGATTATTAAAAGGGTATGGGAAacgaggagagtgggattcgaccaggtgggatattaaagggtgaacGGGAGTGAGAAGACTAGGATTAGACAAGATATTAACAggcatggggagtgaggggggagagtgggattagactaggtgggatattaaagagtagggggagtgaggagaacgggatattaaaggatatggggagtgaggagagtgggatattaaaggatatggggagcaagcaggagagtgggattagaccagatgcgatattaaagggtatggggggtgagcaggggagtggggttaGACTAGGTGCGATATTAAAGGTTATTGTGAGTGAGCAAGGGACTGGAGTTGTGGGAACAAAACACCAATTTGAAGAGCTAGCTAGCCTGGTTCTGTGGTGTAACATTCTATAATTCAATGTAAGTTTTTAAACTACTAACTAAAGTTTATAAATGGGGCAAATTAGATTTGAACTGAATTCTCAAGCTGCGATCTGGATGGGAGATGCTGTTTTACCATATCCCCAACAGAGTCTGTGACTATAAATGCACGTGAAATGCCTGAGGGCTGAGGGGAGCCCTTGGAAAGGGTTAAAAAAAGAGAAGTGCTTCACAGAGATCTCCCTTGAACGCCCTCTGACTGGGTCCCGCCTCCTGCTTATAAAAACCTGATCTCAGCGAAGCCTGAAACACTTGGAGAGAGGCACAGAAAGATATAGCAAGGGAGGGAAAAGAGAAAGGtaagaggcggagagagggagagataaaaaaaGTTAGAAATCAAAGGAGGAAGGAAAATTATCTTGGGGGGGAAAGGAAAGAAGAGGAGTCTGAGAGTGAATTCAGTATGAATTGCTGAAGTTGGCCCTTTTATTTTATTGGATCTAGGTATtgaggaacaaaaaaaaattaaaagggaaaACACAAAGGGAGATACGCTGGGGAACTAATCCCAGTCTGTGCACAAATGTCTTTTGCCATGTTGAGATCTGTTCCTAGTCGCTGCCTCTACCCGGAGATCAGCATGTTGTCCGAAGGAGACGAAGAACTCGACAGTGAGAGCTCGGGTTCAGAGACATCCTTCAGTCTGGGAActtatggtggaggaggaggaaagaggaaGAGGAAAGCCAGGGTGTCGGGAGTCATTAGACAGAGGCAAGCCGCAAAtgccagggagagagacagaaccaacAGCGTGAACACAGCGTTCACGGCCCTCAGGACCCTCATCCCCACCGAGCCCGCCGACAGGAAACTGTCCAAAATCGAGACTCTGCGGCTGGCTTCCAGTTACATCTCACACCTGGGCAATGTGCTGCTGTTGGGAGAGGCTGGGGATGGACAACCCTGTCACACAAGCACGTCCAGCTACTACCCTGGGACGAGGGTCACCGAAACAGAGAACAACCAGCCCAAACAGATCTGCACCTTCTGCCTGAGCAACCAGAGGAGAATGGTAGGTACAAACTTTCCTAACTCTCATAGGTATCTGAAACCTGTCAGCTCTGGTCTACCCATACCCTGAAGCTGGGTACCCTTTACTTGTGTGTAGGATTGGGCGCAGACAATGCGTGAGGCAGCTTTTGAAACTGAAGAGACAGTGTTGTATTTGTTTTTCCATGAACTTAACATCCTCAACCAGCTGTCTACTGATGAGCCCGAGTCTCTAATGAGGCTATGGCAGCTTATAGGGTGTCGCCAATTAATCTCACCCACAAAACTTCAAATATCTCTCGCCCTTTTACCTCACGCCCAAGTCTCTGAATAACCCAATAAGTTTACCCAACCGTACCTTAAATTAAACCTCTCTCTCAAGGACCTCCCAGCACCCTAAGCAATCCTCCACCTTTCTAAACTGTAGTAGCTTTCTCAATCTAATGATACAGAATGACTGCAGTCAGGTAGTTTATGAAATGTTCCAATTTCAAACCCAGCTGCTAGGTTAGCCCAGAAGTGCAACGAGAAGCCCTCAGCTCTGCTCAACCTGTTCCCAGATTCCACAACACtgtattgtatctcagtgcagcTCTGATGTGCACCATTACACTTGTTACAGTTAAGTACAAATTGCTACGGCACATGTATTTAATTCATGTGCTTACATTGTGTTTACTGCGACTGCACTTACATAGACTGTCGAGCCAAGCAATTTGTTGTGTGAAGCACAGTGATGTTTCAATGTGATACTACGCTAAATATAAACAATGCAAGTAATTATATTTactcttttctgcccatctgccaGTTCACAGTTAGGGAAACTCAGAACTAAACAGGGTCGCTTTGCAAGAAAAgtcttattttaatttttttcgtaagagctttctttttaaaaaaacgctAACATTTGTATCGCCGGTACATCAAATGAACCCCCCATTACAATACTGCATTCGTCGCAAGCTGTTCAGTCTGCTCTTCAACTAATTTCAAATCATACGTAAGCTCTTGTGGTTGAGAAAGATGCACAAACTCATTAGGCTCGTGCGTGCACATCAAACCATCGGGAAATTTCAAGGCAAAGCATACAGTGCCAGCACACCATCACCACATATACCACGTGTGCACTTATCATAC
This DNA window, taken from Heptranchias perlo isolate sHepPer1 chromosome 2, sHepPer1.hap1, whole genome shotgun sequence, encodes the following:
- the scxa gene encoding basic helix-loop-helix transcription factor scleraxis, with the translated sequence MSFAMLRSVPSRCLYPEISMLSEGDEELDSESSGSETSFSLGTYGGGGGKRKRKARVSGVIRQRQAANARERDRTNSVNTAFTALRTLIPTEPADRKLSKIETLRLASSYISHLGNVLLLGEAGDGQPCHTSTSSYYPGTRVTETENNQPKQICTFCLSNQRRMNKDRDRKGMIRS